In one Macaca fascicularis isolate 582-1 chromosome 6, T2T-MFA8v1.1 genomic region, the following are encoded:
- the FAM153A gene encoding protein FAM153A isoform X1 translates to MRNVSPSRWLSCRQAAGVELPVVTEDLGCGGEVVAPACSIQDEVVDPEVPRKSPVRHHHRHKKRILHHWHHNRVHPGVASTEDQDEDLVLEPSSEDVPGIYMVDKATVTNSTYSGITPMLRKNSGVDKDGAFLPHFLESHSGLNFLPETRFKHFCPHVRLSPCWSQCEHEEQCTPWCTHIVLKRKSGRTNTRC, encoded by the exons ATGAGGAATGTGTCACCGTCTCGCTGGCTTTCCTGTAGACAGGCAGCCGGAGTGGAGCTTCCTGTTGTGACTGAGGACCTGGGCTGTGGTGGTGAAGTGGTTGCTCCAG CGTGTTCCATCCAGGATGAAGTAGTGGATCCTGAGGTGCCCAGGAAATCCCCCGTCAGACACCACCACAGGCATAAGAAGCGAATTCTCCATCACTGGCATCACAACCGTGTACACCCTGGAGTTGCATCAACGGAAG atcagGATGAGGACCTGGTGCTGGAGCCTTCATCTGAGGATGTCCCAGGCATTTACATG GTGGACAAAGCCACAGTGACAAACAGTACCTATTCTGGGATCACCCCTATGCTGAGGAAAAATTCTGGTGTTGACAAAGATGGCGCTTTCTTGCCTCATTTTCTGGAGAGCCACTCTGGTTTGAACTTCCTGCCAGAAACGAGGTTCAAGCACTTTTGTCCACATGTCAGGCTGTCCCCGTGCTGGAGTCAGTGTGAGCATGAGGAGCAGTGCACTCCGTGGTGCACACACATCGTGTTGAAAAGGAAGAGTGGAAGGACAAATACCAGATGCTAA
- the FAM153A gene encoding protein FAM153A isoform X2, translating into MQADKRAKEKDSTEDPMEEHLREKKKEAPWKVKEAWREQESGRVAQQQLGSCSHPPPPHTPALCARHPRLPEVLQQLPWLTVTLCFLVTVASEMFPEMTLALCQRVPSRMK; encoded by the exons ATGCAGGCTGACAAACGCGCCAAAGAAAAAG ATTCCACCGAGGACCCAATGGAGGAACACctcagggagaagaaaaaggaggccCCATGGAAAGTGAAG GAGGCCTGGAGAGAGCAGGAGAGTG GAAGGGTGGCCCAGCAGCAGCTTGGCTCGTGCTCTCACCCACCTCCTCCACACACGCCAGCCCTGTGTGCCCGGCACCCAAGACTGCCAGAGGTCCTTCAGCAGCTCCCATGGCTGACAGTGACTCTATGTTTCCTAGTGACGGTGGCCAGTGAGATGTTTCCAGAAATGACCCTAGCTCTTTGCCAG CGTGTTCCATCCAGGATGAAGTAG
- the FAM153A gene encoding protein FAM153A isoform X3, translating to MEEHLREKKKEAPWKVKEAWREQESGRVAQQQLGSCSHPPPPHTPALCARHPRLPEVLQQLPWLTVTLCFLVTVASEMFPEMTLALCQRVPSRMK from the exons ATGGAGGAACACctcagggagaagaaaaaggaggccCCATGGAAAGTGAAG GAGGCCTGGAGAGAGCAGGAGAGTG GAAGGGTGGCCCAGCAGCAGCTTGGCTCGTGCTCTCACCCACCTCCTCCACACACGCCAGCCCTGTGTGCCCGGCACCCAAGACTGCCAGAGGTCCTTCAGCAGCTCCCATGGCTGACAGTGACTCTATGTTTCCTAGTGACGGTGGCCAGTGAGATGTTTCCAGAAATGACCCTAGCTCTTTGCCAG CGTGTTCCATCCAGGATGAAGTAG